A genome region from Arthrobacter sp. SLBN-100 includes the following:
- a CDS encoding CoA-acylating methylmalonate-semialdehyde dehydrogenase — translation MTATTTQTSVTKTTVINHFINGAETAGAGDRTQPVFNPATGQASGELRLANRADLDATVAAARKAADTWGDISLAKRTAVLFKFRELVAAHVDDLAQLVTAEHGKVLSDAKGEIGRGLEVIEYACGIPTLVKGDYSDQVSTGIDVFSFREPLGVVAGITPFNFPVMVPLWMAPMAIATGNAFILKPSERDPSASMLLAKLWKDAGLPDGVFQVLHGDKETVDGLLTHPDVDGISFVGSTPIAQYVHETATRHGKRVQALGGAKNHAIVMPDADLDNAADHLAAAAFGSAGERCMAISVAVAVGDAADLIVKKVEERALAVKVNNGTAPDAEMGPVITPASKERIVKIVTEAEAAGAAMVVDGRDLVIPGHEDGFWVGPTVIDHVKTEMTAYTEEIFGPVLVVVRVDTIEDGINLINANPYGNGTAIFTSSGAAARKFQRSVSVGMIGINVPLPVPVAYHSFGGWKASLFGDKHIYGPEGVSFYTRGKVITSRWPETHHASGASYNFPSN, via the coding sequence ATGACTGCCACCACCACCCAAACCAGCGTCACAAAGACCACTGTCATCAACCACTTCATCAACGGCGCCGAAACTGCCGGTGCGGGAGACCGCACACAGCCTGTCTTCAACCCGGCCACCGGCCAGGCCAGCGGTGAGCTGCGCCTGGCCAACCGGGCCGACCTTGACGCCACCGTCGCGGCCGCCCGCAAGGCCGCCGACACCTGGGGCGACATCTCCCTGGCCAAGCGGACCGCCGTGCTGTTCAAGTTCCGCGAACTCGTCGCCGCCCACGTGGACGACCTCGCCCAGCTGGTCACCGCCGAACACGGCAAGGTCCTCTCCGACGCCAAGGGCGAGATCGGCCGCGGCCTCGAGGTCATCGAGTACGCCTGCGGGATTCCCACCCTGGTCAAGGGTGATTACTCGGACCAGGTTTCCACCGGCATCGACGTTTTCTCCTTCCGTGAACCCCTCGGCGTGGTTGCCGGTATCACCCCGTTCAACTTCCCGGTGATGGTGCCGCTGTGGATGGCCCCCATGGCGATCGCTACCGGCAACGCCTTTATCCTCAAGCCCTCCGAACGCGACCCCTCGGCCTCGATGCTGCTGGCCAAGCTCTGGAAGGACGCGGGCCTGCCGGACGGAGTGTTCCAGGTCCTGCACGGTGACAAGGAAACCGTTGACGGCCTGCTGACCCACCCGGACGTGGACGGCATCTCCTTCGTCGGTTCCACCCCGATTGCCCAGTACGTCCACGAAACCGCCACCAGGCACGGCAAGCGGGTTCAGGCCCTCGGCGGGGCGAAGAACCACGCCATCGTGATGCCCGACGCCGACCTGGACAACGCCGCCGACCACCTCGCCGCCGCCGCCTTCGGCTCCGCCGGGGAACGCTGCATGGCCATCTCCGTCGCTGTCGCCGTCGGCGACGCCGCAGACCTGATCGTGAAAAAGGTCGAAGAGCGGGCCCTGGCCGTGAAGGTCAACAACGGCACCGCGCCCGACGCGGAAATGGGCCCGGTCATCACCCCGGCCTCCAAGGAACGCATCGTCAAGATCGTCACCGAAGCCGAAGCCGCCGGCGCGGCCATGGTGGTGGACGGCCGCGACCTCGTGATCCCCGGACACGAAGACGGCTTCTGGGTGGGCCCCACCGTCATCGACCACGTCAAAACCGAAATGACCGCCTACACCGAGGAAATCTTCGGACCCGTCCTCGTCGTGGTCCGCGTCGACACAATCGAAGACGGTATCAACCTGATCAACGCCAACCCCTACGGCAACGGCACGGCCATCTTCACCTCCTCCGGCGCCGCCGCCCGTAAGTTCCAGCGCTCAGTCAGCGTGGGCATGATCGGCATCAACGTTCCCCTGCCGGTCCCGGTGGCCTACCACTCCTTCGGCGGCTGGAAAGCCTCACTCTTCGGGGACAAGCACATCTACGGCCCCGAAGGCGTATCCTTCTACACCCGCGGCAAAGTCATCACCTCACGTTGGCCCGAAACCCACCACGCCTCCGGCGCCTCCTACAACTTCCCCTCCAACTAA
- a CDS encoding sugar phosphate isomerase/epimerase family protein, which produces MTENKLIIGTAPDSWGVWFPDDPKQTPWERFLDEVAESGYKWIELGPYGYLPTDPARLAEELKARDLQITAGTVFTAFHRGLDQWETAWEPARKVAELTAAMGGEHVVVIPAMWRDDVTGEAVESGTLSGKAWSDLFAGHNRLGKALLEDFGLKQQFHSHADSHVGAQQDIETLLEATDPQYLSLCLDTGHAEYCGASSLDLIKNYPDRIGYLHLKQINPDVLKKVNEDNMTWAAANLAGVMTEPPNGLPDLRAVIEAVEALNRPIFGIVEQDMYPVAFDVPMPIAKRTRNYLLSCGSRTAVS; this is translated from the coding sequence ATGACTGAGAACAAACTGATCATCGGCACGGCACCGGACTCCTGGGGCGTCTGGTTCCCGGATGACCCCAAGCAGACCCCGTGGGAACGCTTCCTCGATGAGGTGGCCGAGTCCGGCTACAAGTGGATCGAACTGGGCCCGTACGGCTACCTTCCCACGGACCCGGCCCGCCTGGCGGAAGAGCTCAAGGCCCGCGATCTGCAGATCACCGCCGGCACCGTTTTCACCGCCTTCCACCGAGGCCTGGACCAGTGGGAAACCGCGTGGGAACCCGCCCGCAAGGTGGCGGAACTGACGGCAGCCATGGGCGGCGAGCATGTGGTGGTCATCCCGGCCATGTGGCGCGACGACGTCACCGGCGAAGCCGTGGAAAGCGGCACGCTGAGCGGGAAGGCGTGGAGCGACCTCTTTGCCGGCCATAACCGCCTGGGCAAGGCCCTGCTGGAGGACTTTGGCCTGAAGCAGCAGTTCCACTCCCACGCCGACTCCCACGTGGGCGCGCAGCAGGACATCGAAACGCTGCTGGAAGCCACCGACCCGCAGTACCTGAGCCTCTGCCTGGACACCGGGCACGCCGAATACTGCGGCGCCTCCAGCCTGGACCTGATCAAGAACTACCCGGACCGGATCGGCTACTTGCACCTGAAGCAGATCAACCCCGACGTCCTCAAGAAGGTCAACGAGGACAACATGACCTGGGCCGCCGCCAACCTGGCCGGCGTCATGACCGAACCGCCCAACGGCCTGCCGGACCTGCGCGCGGTCATCGAAGCCGTGGAGGCCCTGAACCGGCCCATTTTCGGGATCGTGGAGCAGGACATGTACCCGGTAGCCTTCGATGTGCCCATGCCCATTGCCAAGCGCACCCGCAACTACCTGCTCTCCTGCGGCTCCCGCACCGCCGTCAGCTAA
- a CDS encoding Gfo/Idh/MocA family protein: MTEKLRVAVIGAGRMGADHIQRLNTRIHGAEVAAVVDVDLARAQAAVEGIPGAVALADAEEALNNGDVNAVLIATPGFLHEDILLKAIAKDIPILCEKPLTPDAESSWKIVQAEVALGHKRIQVGFMRRFDAEYAALGSIIRNHELGELLMLHHQHRNPSTPEGFTNEMLINDSVVHEFDAIRFFTGEEITSIQVRLGKATKNAPNGQHDPQHVLLETESGVLADVEIYVNAKYGYEVGTQASFEEGVVSIGGDKGPYTRSAGRWGGNVTPGFEERFGAAYDVEIQSWVDAALKGEIGGPSAWDGYATAACCEAGVEAQKNGEKVAVKLAAKPDLYK; encoded by the coding sequence ATGACTGAGAAGCTGCGCGTCGCCGTCATCGGCGCCGGACGCATGGGCGCCGACCACATCCAGCGCCTGAACACCCGTATCCACGGAGCCGAAGTTGCCGCCGTCGTTGACGTCGACCTCGCCCGCGCCCAGGCCGCCGTCGAAGGCATCCCCGGTGCCGTGGCCCTCGCCGATGCCGAGGAGGCCCTCAACAACGGTGACGTCAACGCCGTCCTGATCGCCACCCCCGGCTTCCTGCACGAGGACATCCTGCTCAAGGCAATCGCCAAGGACATTCCCATCCTCTGCGAAAAGCCACTGACCCCCGACGCCGAATCCTCCTGGAAGATTGTCCAGGCCGAAGTGGCGCTGGGACACAAACGGATCCAGGTGGGCTTCATGCGCCGCTTCGACGCCGAATACGCGGCACTGGGCTCGATCATCCGCAACCACGAACTGGGTGAACTGCTGATGCTGCACCACCAGCACCGTAACCCCAGCACCCCTGAGGGCTTCACCAACGAGATGCTGATCAACGACTCTGTGGTGCACGAATTCGACGCCATTCGGTTCTTCACGGGCGAGGAAATCACCAGCATCCAGGTCCGCCTGGGCAAGGCCACCAAGAACGCCCCGAACGGGCAGCACGATCCCCAGCACGTCCTGCTGGAGACCGAATCCGGTGTGCTGGCCGACGTCGAAATCTATGTCAACGCCAAGTATGGCTACGAGGTTGGAACCCAGGCGTCGTTCGAAGAAGGTGTTGTCAGCATTGGGGGCGACAAAGGCCCTTACACCCGCAGCGCCGGCCGCTGGGGCGGGAACGTCACTCCGGGATTCGAGGAGCGATTCGGCGCGGCCTACGACGTCGAAATCCAGTCATGGGTGGACGCTGCACTTAAGGGCGAAATCGGTGGCCCCTCCGCCTGGGACGGGTACGCCACCGCAGCCTGCTGCGAAGCAGGCGTCGAAGCGCAGAAGAACGGCGAAAAGGTCGCCGTGAAGCTGGCTGCAAAGCCCGACCTGTACAAGTAG
- a CDS encoding sugar phosphate isomerase/epimerase family protein, whose protein sequence is MKIALDPTPFHHSHSLLEFPRVVADLGYKYMQMTPHADFIPFFNHPKADDELVGQLNKACRDAGIEIASVLPVLRWSGPDEDAREAAVRYWKRAIQITVDLGVSTINTEFSGRPEKAEESERAFYRSMEELLPIIEREGIDLLIDPHPDDFVEEGLAAIRVIRGLNSKNVGMVYVASHSFHMKNSPLDILRAAGDKLRLVHVADTMNHHASHGLRYITNPPGNPVRVHQHLKIGDGDVNWDEFFGGLKEIGFLDRDDTVMVSSVFAEDENAEDVSRYQLETMKQYVQKVSL, encoded by the coding sequence GTGAAAATCGCACTTGACCCCACCCCGTTCCACCACTCGCACAGCCTGCTTGAGTTCCCCAGGGTGGTAGCGGACCTTGGCTACAAGTACATGCAGATGACCCCGCACGCGGACTTCATCCCGTTCTTCAACCACCCCAAGGCGGACGACGAACTGGTGGGGCAGCTGAACAAGGCCTGCAGGGATGCGGGAATCGAAATCGCATCGGTCCTCCCGGTGCTCCGCTGGTCCGGTCCCGACGAGGACGCCCGCGAAGCCGCGGTCCGTTACTGGAAGCGCGCCATCCAGATCACTGTGGACCTCGGCGTCAGCACCATCAACACGGAGTTCTCCGGCCGGCCGGAGAAAGCAGAAGAGTCCGAGCGCGCCTTCTACCGCTCCATGGAAGAATTGCTGCCGATCATTGAGCGTGAAGGCATCGACCTGCTGATCGACCCGCACCCGGACGACTTCGTGGAAGAAGGCCTCGCCGCCATCCGGGTGATCCGGGGCCTGAACTCAAAGAATGTGGGCATGGTCTATGTGGCCTCGCACAGCTTCCACATGAAGAACTCCCCGCTGGACATCCTGCGGGCGGCAGGTGACAAGCTGCGCCTGGTCCATGTCGCGGACACGATGAACCACCACGCCTCGCACGGGCTGCGCTACATCACCAACCCGCCCGGGAACCCGGTCCGCGTCCACCAGCACCTGAAGATTGGGGACGGCGACGTCAACTGGGACGAGTTCTTCGGCGGACTGAAGGAAATCGGCTTCCTGGACCGGGACGACACCGTCATGGTGTCCAGCGTGTTTGCCGAGGACGAGAACGCCGAGGACGTCTCCCGGTACCAGCTGGAGACCATGAAGCAGTACGTCCAGAAGGTCAGCCTATGA
- a CDS encoding sugar porter family MFS transporter produces MSSPASADPAARPAANHQRALRTVTIISTFGGLLFGYDTGVINGALPYMQEDLGLTPLTEGLVTSSLLFGAAFGALFGGRLADRNGRRKMIMVLAVIFLVGTLACTFAPSTEVMIAARFVLGLAVGGASVTVPVYLAEVSPSHRRGRIVTQNELMIVTGQLLAFIFNAYLGNSFGESHGIWRWMLVIATLPAIALWIGMNFMPESPRWLASIGSFGETLSVLQRIRSQEEARREFEDVKAMAVEDYKSKMGSWKDLGIPWLRRIFFVGLGLAVIQQITGVNSIMYYGTQILAQSGFGREAALTANIANGAISVLATFVGIWLLGKVGRRRMLITGQAGTTTALLLIGLFSLILPEGSARGFVILSLTVTFLAFQQGAISPVTWLMLSEIFPLKMRGLGMGASAFLLWIVNFLVGFGFPQLLAAIGLSNTFFVFAVLGVGAIAFAAKYVPETKDKSLEDLEHYFKNVAGQKPEAASPVR; encoded by the coding sequence ATGAGTTCGCCGGCTTCCGCTGATCCAGCCGCAAGGCCCGCCGCCAACCATCAGCGGGCCTTGCGGACAGTCACCATCATCTCCACGTTTGGCGGCCTGCTCTTCGGTTACGACACCGGCGTGATCAACGGTGCCCTGCCGTACATGCAGGAGGACCTGGGCCTGACGCCGCTGACCGAAGGCCTGGTCACATCCTCGCTCCTGTTCGGCGCCGCCTTCGGCGCACTGTTCGGCGGCCGCCTGGCGGACCGGAACGGCCGGCGCAAGATGATCATGGTTCTTGCGGTCATCTTCCTGGTGGGCACCCTCGCCTGCACGTTTGCCCCGAGCACCGAAGTGATGATCGCCGCCCGGTTCGTGCTGGGGCTCGCCGTTGGCGGGGCGTCGGTGACCGTTCCCGTGTACCTGGCCGAGGTATCGCCGAGCCACCGGCGCGGCCGGATCGTCACGCAGAACGAACTGATGATCGTCACCGGGCAGTTGCTGGCCTTCATCTTCAACGCCTATCTGGGTAACTCGTTCGGGGAGTCCCACGGCATCTGGCGCTGGATGCTGGTGATCGCAACCCTGCCGGCCATCGCGCTGTGGATCGGGATGAACTTCATGCCGGAGAGCCCCCGCTGGCTCGCTTCGATCGGCAGCTTCGGCGAAACGCTCAGCGTGCTGCAGCGGATCCGGTCGCAGGAGGAGGCGCGCAGGGAGTTCGAAGACGTCAAGGCCATGGCCGTGGAGGACTACAAGTCCAAGATGGGCTCCTGGAAGGACTTGGGCATCCCGTGGCTCCGCAGGATTTTCTTCGTGGGCTTGGGCCTGGCCGTGATCCAGCAGATCACGGGCGTGAACTCCATCATGTATTACGGAACCCAGATCCTGGCCCAGTCCGGTTTCGGCCGGGAGGCTGCGCTGACGGCCAACATCGCCAACGGTGCCATCTCCGTGCTCGCCACGTTCGTAGGCATCTGGCTGTTGGGCAAGGTGGGACGCCGCAGGATGCTGATCACCGGGCAGGCAGGCACGACGACGGCGCTGCTGCTGATCGGCCTGTTCTCGCTGATCCTGCCGGAGGGCTCCGCCCGGGGTTTTGTCATCCTGTCGCTGACGGTCACGTTCCTGGCGTTCCAGCAGGGGGCGATCTCGCCCGTGACGTGGCTGATGCTTTCCGAGATCTTCCCGCTGAAAATGCGCGGCCTGGGCATGGGTGCTTCGGCCTTCCTGCTGTGGATCGTGAACTTCCTGGTGGGATTCGGCTTTCCACAACTCCTGGCAGCCATCGGGCTCTCCAACACGTTCTTCGTGTTTGCCGTGTTGGGCGTTGGCGCCATCGCCTTCGCCGCGAAATATGTTCCGGAGACCAAGGACAAGAGCCTTGAGGACTTGGAGCACTACTTCAAGAACGTTGCCGGACAGAAGCCGGAGGCTGCCAGCCCGGTTCGTTAG